One segment of Candidatus Nitrospira nitrosa DNA contains the following:
- a CDS encoding TolC family protein, producing the protein MIFLLLFSLMMVPAIALGEPVLDSSVMQAQSTRTAPLTIEEVLARIELTHPLLRAVGLERAQARAKILKALGAWEPKFRNEIEYDRYQTYNLTNATGLNSLSAGYVDTMLKIGHPWGLELFGGIRNVFGDRATLEGNRAYPIIDERNVQSPAIAVPQDFQLFYPQQMGIVGGKINLLRGFMINEEYAQLQQAELAGPQAEVKVAQKRQDLYLAGAVQYWDWQVVVKQADVVKRTLAIAEERYRMVEGRAKSGAVAPIDVVEAREEVQRRREAAIAAQRKVEYEQYKLALFLWENGEPVTPRPEWAPEFQGETPLPSEEDVAAFKVEAAEDRPEVRDLYIEARLNNIDLKLAKNGLLPKLSVEGGPAIGAIYWVGGIGYRMAALFSMPLFNRAARGKVLHAEAEQTRLAYKQAYTERQVQIEVDNWLSAIVRARDRVKASTEALRLAKTLEEGERARFNMGATSVLFVNLRERAVVQAAYELYRAQADYAVARGGMLWARGALSKPLADSVLAKYGDQVQSAGSSGRKLPGRD; encoded by the coding sequence TTGATCTTTCTCTTGTTGTTCTCGTTGATGATGGTGCCGGCGATCGCACTGGGGGAACCGGTGCTCGACTCCAGTGTCATGCAGGCTCAGTCAACTCGCACCGCTCCCCTGACCATTGAAGAGGTATTGGCCAGGATTGAGTTGACTCATCCGCTGCTCAGGGCCGTCGGACTGGAGCGAGCGCAGGCTCGGGCAAAAATTCTCAAAGCACTAGGTGCCTGGGAGCCGAAATTTCGAAACGAAATCGAGTACGATCGGTATCAAACCTACAATCTGACGAATGCGACAGGTCTGAATAGCCTAAGTGCTGGCTATGTCGATACCATGCTCAAGATCGGGCACCCCTGGGGCTTGGAGCTCTTCGGCGGCATCCGTAACGTTTTCGGCGATCGTGCAACGCTTGAGGGGAACAGAGCCTACCCTATTATCGATGAACGCAACGTCCAGAGTCCTGCGATTGCGGTCCCTCAAGACTTTCAACTGTTCTATCCGCAGCAAATGGGCATAGTCGGTGGAAAGATTAATCTCCTGCGGGGGTTCATGATTAATGAAGAGTATGCCCAGCTCCAGCAGGCGGAACTCGCTGGACCACAAGCGGAAGTGAAGGTGGCTCAGAAACGGCAGGATCTTTATCTTGCTGGGGCGGTTCAATACTGGGATTGGCAGGTTGTCGTCAAGCAGGCCGATGTGGTTAAGCGTACGCTGGCGATCGCGGAGGAACGCTATCGTATGGTGGAGGGCCGAGCCAAATCCGGCGCGGTCGCTCCGATCGACGTGGTCGAAGCCCGGGAAGAAGTTCAGCGGCGTCGTGAGGCTGCCATTGCCGCGCAACGGAAGGTGGAGTACGAACAATATAAACTCGCCCTCTTTCTCTGGGAAAACGGGGAACCGGTGACGCCGAGACCGGAATGGGCTCCAGAGTTTCAGGGTGAAACGCCATTACCAAGCGAAGAGGATGTCGCGGCCTTTAAGGTGGAAGCTGCGGAGGATCGTCCGGAAGTGCGCGATCTCTACATTGAAGCTAGGTTGAACAATATCGACCTGAAACTCGCCAAGAATGGCCTCCTTCCAAAGCTCTCAGTTGAAGGTGGTCCGGCGATCGGCGCCATCTATTGGGTCGGTGGGATCGGCTATCGAATGGCTGCTCTGTTCAGCATGCCGTTGTTCAATCGCGCTGCGAGAGGGAAAGTTCTTCATGCAGAGGCAGAGCAGACACGGTTGGCATATAAGCAGGCCTACACCGAGCGCCAGGTTCAGATCGAGGTAGATAACTGGCTCTCGGCCATCGTGAGGGCCAGAGATCGAGTCAAAGCTTCGACCGAGGCGTTGCGCTTGGCCAAGACCTTGGAAGAAGGCGAACGAGCGAGATTTAACATGGGAGCCACGAGCGTGCTCTTCGTCAACCTGCGAGAGCGTGCGGTGGTTCAGGCAGCGTACGAGCTCTACCGTGCACAAGCCGACTATGCCGTGGCTCGTGGAGGGATGCTCTGGGCGAGAGGAGCCTTGTCGAAGCCTTTGGCGGACAGTGTGCTTGCCAAGTATGGGGACCAGGTACAATCAGCGGGTTCATCCGGACGAAAACTCCCAGGACGTGATTAA
- a CDS encoding TolC family protein produces MTALLLVILILLPVTTLAAPVHDSSALKAQSVRTELLTISEVLARIELTHPLLRATGVERMQARAKILKALGAWEPKFQNRTEVDRYQSWNFLAFINTTTGGYNDSTIEMGHPWGFRLNGGIRNGFGDRINQGAHALIPNDGLLFYHNQQMLIGGEAHLLRGFMMNEEYADFQKAELAGPQAEIAVAQKRQDLYLAGAVQYWDWQVAVKQADIVKRTLAVAEERFTQIEGQAKRGLSSPLDVIEANKEVQVRREAAIAAQRKVEYEQYKLSLFLWENGEPVTPQPEWAPEFQGETPLPTNEEIAAYKVEAKEVRPEVRDLYIEAKKNNIDIKLAKNYLLPKFDFKGGQMEASADWNVGVGYRVESWFAVPIFQREGRGKVLYAEADQQQLAFKQLYTEQQVSIDVDNWLSAQVRARDRVKAATEALRLAKTLEEGERTRFNMGASTVLFVNLRERNVVQHAYQLYRAQADYAVARGGMLWARGALARPWPESELAKYGNPLTAAGMNGFKQPGRD; encoded by the coding sequence ATGACCGCTCTCTTACTCGTGATTCTGATCTTGCTTCCCGTGACGACCCTGGCGGCACCGGTGCACGATTCTAGCGCGTTGAAGGCGCAGTCTGTCCGCACCGAGCTTCTGACCATCAGCGAAGTGCTCGCACGTATTGAGTTGACCCATCCGCTCCTTCGGGCGACCGGCGTTGAACGGATGCAGGCCCGGGCAAAAATCCTCAAGGCGCTCGGGGCCTGGGAACCAAAGTTTCAGAACAGGACAGAGGTCGATCGCTATCAGTCGTGGAACTTTCTGGCCTTCATCAATACGACGACGGGGGGATATAACGACAGCACGATCGAGATGGGACATCCTTGGGGCTTCAGGCTCAACGGCGGGATCCGCAACGGGTTTGGGGATCGCATCAACCAAGGCGCCCATGCACTCATCCCGAATGATGGACTGCTCTTCTATCATAACCAACAAATGCTCATCGGGGGGGAGGCTCACCTGCTGCGAGGATTCATGATGAACGAAGAGTACGCCGACTTTCAGAAGGCCGAACTCGCGGGGCCGCAGGCTGAGATCGCGGTGGCGCAGAAGCGGCAAGACCTCTACCTCGCCGGGGCCGTACAGTACTGGGATTGGCAAGTTGCCGTTAAGCAAGCTGATATCGTGAAGCGCACCCTGGCTGTGGCCGAAGAACGGTTCACGCAGATCGAGGGGCAGGCGAAGAGGGGGTTGTCCTCGCCGCTCGATGTCATTGAGGCCAACAAAGAGGTTCAGGTTCGGCGAGAGGCTGCCATCGCCGCGCAACGGAAGGTGGAGTATGAGCAGTACAAGCTGTCTCTTTTTCTCTGGGAGAACGGCGAGCCGGTGACCCCGCAACCAGAATGGGCGCCGGAATTTCAGGGCGAAACACCGCTTCCGACCAACGAGGAGATTGCAGCCTATAAAGTGGAGGCAAAGGAAGTGCGCCCAGAGGTGCGGGACCTCTACATCGAAGCCAAGAAGAATAATATCGATATTAAACTTGCGAAGAACTACCTGCTCCCGAAGTTTGATTTTAAGGGGGGGCAAATGGAGGCCAGCGCGGACTGGAATGTGGGAGTCGGGTATCGGGTCGAATCGTGGTTTGCAGTGCCGATCTTCCAGCGGGAAGGGCGGGGGAAGGTCCTGTACGCGGAGGCGGACCAGCAGCAACTGGCCTTCAAGCAGCTGTACACCGAGCAACAAGTCAGCATCGACGTGGATAACTGGCTCTCAGCTCAAGTGCGTGCGAGAGACCGGGTGAAGGCGGCGACGGAGGCCTTACGATTAGCCAAGACGCTGGAGGAGGGCGAGCGGACCAGGTTCAATATGGGCGCAAGCACCGTCCTGTTCGTGAACCTCCGTGAGCGCAACGTCGTTCAGCATGCGTACCAGCTGTATCGGGCGCAGGCCGACTACGCCGTGGCGCGTGGAGGCATGTTGTGGGCGAGGGGCGCCTTGGCAAGGCCTTGGCCAGAAAGCGAGTTGGCCAAGTACGGGAACCCGTTGACAGCGGCGGGCATGAACGGCTTTAAACAACCGGGCCGCGATTAA
- a CDS encoding TolC family protein — translation MVALVLALVVILPMTAIAEPVIDSRTVQAQSTRTEPLSIGEVLARIELTHPLLQATGAERTKARAKILKALGAWEPQVKNYTQFERYTNWNITTAFDIPNQHTIGYADSTVEVGHPWGFRVAGGLRSGFGDSESINRIALPPDLRAAYHKQHFYYSGTIHFLRDFMVNEENAEFQRAELAGPQAEIKVAQKRQDLYLAGAVQYWDWQVAVKQADVVKRAQAVAEERLVQIEGLAKGGRVAPLDAIEANQEVQVRREAAIAAQRKVEYEQYKLSLFLWENGEPVTPRREWAPEFQGETPLPTNAEVAGYKTEAKEVRPEVRDLYVEAKLNNIDMKLAKNKLLPTLDLEGGPTPGAADWLVGLGYRVGLHTEMPLFQREARGKVMAAEVAQQQLALKQLYTEQQVTFDVDNWLSAQVRARDRVTAATEALRLAKTLEEGERTRFNMGATTVLFVNLRERHVVEQAYQLYRAQADYAVARGGMLWARGLLSKPWPESELAKYGNPLTAAGMNGFKQPGRD, via the coding sequence ATGGTCGCACTGGTGTTGGCTCTGGTCGTAATTCTGCCAATGACCGCGATAGCGGAGCCGGTGATCGACTCCCGCACGGTGCAGGCACAGTCGACACGCACCGAACCTCTGAGCATAGGGGAAGTGCTGGCGCGTATTGAGTTGACCCATCCCCTGCTTCAGGCCACGGGAGCCGAGCGCACGAAGGCCCGGGCAAAAATCCTCAAGGCGCTCGGGGCCTGGGAGCCGCAGGTCAAGAACTATACACAGTTCGAGCGTTATACTAACTGGAACATTACGACGGCGTTCGACATTCCAAATCAACATACGATTGGATATGCCGACAGCACGGTCGAGGTCGGGCATCCTTGGGGCTTCAGGGTTGCCGGTGGACTTCGCAGCGGCTTCGGGGATAGCGAAAGTATCAACCGTATTGCCCTACCCCCTGATCTGCGCGCTGCCTATCATAAGCAACACTTCTACTACAGTGGGACCATCCATTTCCTACGAGACTTCATGGTCAACGAAGAGAACGCCGAATTTCAAAGGGCCGAGCTCGCGGGCCCGCAAGCAGAGATCAAGGTGGCGCAGAAACGGCAAGACCTTTACTTGGCTGGAGCCGTGCAGTACTGGGATTGGCAGGTTGCGGTTAAGCAAGCTGATGTCGTGAAGCGTGCACAAGCTGTGGCTGAAGAGCGCTTAGTCCAGATCGAAGGGTTGGCGAAGGGCGGGAGGGTTGCGCCGCTCGATGCTATTGAGGCGAACCAAGAGGTTCAGGTTCGACGAGAGGCCGCCATCGCCGCGCAACGCAAGGTGGAGTATGAGCAGTACAAACTGTCCCTCTTCCTCTGGGAGAATGGGGAGCCGGTGACGCCCCGACGGGAATGGGCACCTGAATTCCAGGGGGAAACGCCGCTCCCGACCAACGCGGAGGTCGCAGGCTATAAAACAGAGGCGAAAGAAGTGCGGCCGGAAGTGCGAGACCTCTACGTCGAAGCTAAGCTCAACAACATCGATATGAAGCTTGCCAAGAACAAGCTGCTCCCGACGTTAGATCTAGAGGGGGGGCCGACCCCGGGCGCTGCGGACTGGTTGGTGGGACTCGGGTATCGGGTCGGCCTGCACACCGAGATGCCGCTGTTCCAGCGAGAAGCGCGCGGGAAGGTCATGGCCGCTGAAGTGGCTCAGCAACAATTGGCGTTGAAACAACTGTACACCGAGCAACAAGTCACCTTTGACGTGGACAACTGGCTCTCGGCCCAAGTGCGCGCCAGAGATCGGGTAACCGCGGCGACGGAAGCGCTGCGGTTGGCGAAGACGCTGGAAGAAGGCGAACGGACCCGATTCAATATGGGCGCGACCACCGTCCTCTTTGTCAACCTCCGTGAACGCCACGTGGTGGAGCAGGCGTACCAGCTGTATCGGGCGCAGGCTGACTACGCCGTGGCGCGTGGAGGGATGCTGTGGGCTCGAGGGCTGCTGTCCAAGCCGTGGCCCGAAAGCGAGTTGGCTAAGTACGGAAACCCGCTGACGGCAGCGGGCATGAACGGCTTCAAACAACCGGGTCGCGATTAA
- the nhaR gene encoding transcriptional activator NhaR, translating to MDWLNYHHLLYFWSVAKHGTVTKACEELRLAQPTISGQIHLLEATLGEKLFIRTGRRLVLTEMGQLVFKYAEDIFATGQELMNTVRGQENGQPTRLVVGIANAVPKPLATQLLKSALRLYKPTRLICQEDNLHQLLTDLAAHRSDLVIADTPAPPGVKAHAYNHPLGESGVTLFATARLAAQYRRDFPYSLRNAPLLLPTSSAVLRRLMDQWMVNHGVHPTVVGEFDDSATLKAFGQDGHGIFPGATVIEKEICRQYQVQVVGQLDGLIQHFYAITVERKLKHPAVLALVRTARRELLN from the coding sequence ATGGATTGGTTAAACTACCATCACTTGTTATATTTCTGGTCCGTTGCCAAACACGGGACCGTAACTAAAGCCTGCGAAGAACTCCGCCTCGCTCAACCCACGATTAGCGGGCAGATCCATCTGTTAGAAGCGACCTTGGGCGAAAAGTTGTTCATTCGAACAGGCCGGCGTCTGGTGCTGACGGAGATGGGTCAGCTCGTGTTCAAGTACGCGGAGGACATCTTCGCGACCGGGCAAGAGCTGATGAATACCGTGAGAGGGCAGGAGAACGGACAGCCGACACGTCTGGTCGTGGGCATTGCCAACGCCGTTCCTAAACCGCTCGCCACCCAACTGCTCAAGTCCGCTCTCAGGCTCTATAAGCCGACACGCTTAATCTGCCAAGAGGATAACCTGCACCAGCTTCTGACCGATCTGGCCGCTCATCGTTCCGATTTGGTGATCGCTGATACTCCGGCTCCACCTGGAGTAAAGGCACATGCGTACAACCACCCGTTGGGCGAATCGGGCGTCACGCTGTTCGCCACGGCAAGACTGGCTGCCCAGTATCGTCGAGACTTTCCCTACTCACTCCGCAATGCCCCGCTCCTCCTCCCCACCTCGAGTGCGGTGCTTCGTCGCTTGATGGACCAATGGATGGTGAACCACGGCGTCCACCCCACCGTGGTGGGCGAGTTTGATGACAGTGCGACTCTCAAAGCCTTCGGCCAGGATGGCCATGGGATCTTCCCCGGCGCCACTGTGATCGAAAAGGAGATCTGTCGCCAATACCAGGTGCAGGTGGTTGGACAGCTGGACGGACTCATCCAACATTTCTACGCGATCACCGTGGAACGGAAGCTGAAACACCCCGCTGTGCTTGCGCTTGTCCGCACCGCCCGACGCGAGTTACTCAACTGA
- a CDS encoding pseudouridine synthase: MRINKFFTEQGICSRREADRLVESGAITINGHVAKLGDQVGPSDVIAREGQVLPWGKASLYIKYHKPVGVTTTSESHVARNIIAEIGHPERIFPIGRLDKDSSGLILLTNDGNIVNEILRTEFGHEREYLVRVDRPFDQTFLDHMAEGVVILGSRTKPCRMSRVGPDRFRIVLTEGRNRQIRRMCHALGYRVILLHRTRIMHITVNGLGIGEWKELTSQERAQLLDAVGRHQM; this comes from the coding sequence ATCCGCATCAATAAATTCTTTACCGAACAGGGGATCTGCTCTCGGCGTGAAGCCGATCGATTGGTCGAGTCCGGAGCGATCACGATCAATGGCCATGTGGCCAAGCTCGGGGACCAGGTCGGGCCATCAGACGTCATCGCTCGCGAGGGCCAGGTCTTACCCTGGGGAAAAGCTTCCCTCTATATCAAGTACCATAAGCCGGTCGGCGTCACGACCACGAGCGAATCGCACGTCGCTCGAAACATCATTGCCGAGATCGGACATCCTGAACGAATTTTTCCGATCGGGCGGCTCGATAAGGATTCATCCGGGCTCATCTTGCTGACGAACGACGGTAACATCGTGAACGAGATTCTCCGTACGGAATTCGGCCACGAGCGAGAGTATCTTGTGCGGGTGGATCGTCCGTTCGATCAGACCTTTCTGGATCATATGGCGGAGGGCGTCGTGATTCTCGGCAGCCGGACGAAGCCCTGCCGAATGAGTCGGGTCGGGCCTGACCGGTTTCGCATTGTCTTGACCGAGGGGCGGAATCGGCAGATCAGACGGATGTGCCATGCGCTCGGCTATCGGGTGATCCTGCTGCATCGAACCAGGATCATGCACATCACAGTCAACGGGCTGGGCATCGGTGAGTGGAAGGAGCTCACGAGTCAGGAGCGAGCGCAACTGCTGGACGCTGTTGGGCGCCATCAGATGTGA
- the speB gene encoding agmatinase: MTLPVGWEGPNHNFLGIDEPWCHPDQAGVYILPAPYEHTSSYIRGSNLGPSAILEASSQVEFYDEQLRCEPYREWGGVATVSPLELNGKVDRAAVDAIEAFVSPHVGSGRFLVTLTGEHTGALGAIRAHAKRYPQMTVVQIDAHGDLREAYQDNPFSHASVMARVVDDGLPLVQVGIRSISAEEVARIDRTDRIKTFFAASILDPSGPYEGKAAKWIPDVVAACRTPVYLTFDCDGLDASIIPALGTPEPGGLGWYDTLNLITALANGPGIVGMDLSEIAPIEGFVAPQFSIARLIYRVLGRIKAGRRVHS, encoded by the coding sequence ATGACGCTTCCCGTTGGCTGGGAAGGCCCCAACCATAACTTTTTAGGAATCGACGAACCCTGGTGCCATCCCGACCAGGCTGGTGTCTATATCCTGCCGGCTCCCTATGAGCACACCTCCAGCTACATCCGGGGCTCGAACCTCGGCCCTTCCGCTATCCTTGAAGCCTCCAGTCAGGTGGAATTCTACGACGAACAACTGCGATGTGAACCCTATCGAGAATGGGGTGGCGTAGCCACGGTATCCCCGTTGGAACTGAACGGCAAGGTCGATCGCGCTGCCGTCGATGCGATTGAGGCGTTTGTCTCACCACATGTGGGATCCGGCCGGTTTCTGGTCACACTGACGGGGGAACATACCGGTGCCTTGGGGGCGATTCGCGCCCATGCCAAACGATATCCGCAGATGACGGTCGTGCAAATCGACGCACATGGCGATCTGCGGGAGGCCTATCAAGACAATCCATTCAGCCACGCCAGTGTCATGGCACGGGTGGTGGATGATGGATTACCGCTTGTACAGGTGGGGATCCGATCGATCAGCGCTGAAGAGGTCGCCCGTATCGACAGGACGGACCGAATCAAGACCTTCTTTGCAGCAAGCATCCTCGACCCATCCGGTCCCTACGAAGGGAAGGCGGCCAAATGGATTCCCGATGTCGTTGCAGCCTGCCGAACCCCGGTGTACCTCACGTTCGATTGCGATGGGCTGGATGCCTCGATTATTCCGGCCTTGGGCACTCCAGAGCCGGGGGGCCTTGGATGGTACGACACTCTCAATCTCATCACAGCGCTGGCCAACGGACCGGGTATCGTGGGAATGGATCTCAGCGAGATAGCTCCTATAGAGGGATTTGTCGCGCCGCAATTTTCAATCGCGCGGTTGATCTATCGTGTCTTGGGGCGTATCAAAGCTGGCCGCCGCGTTCATTCGTAG
- a CDS encoding pyruvoyl-dependent arginine decarboxylase, with translation MMVPTHMFLTRGVGVHKEKLASFEEALRSAGVAYCNLVSVSSILPPHCKIIPRKRGEQLLKPGEITFCVMARSETNERNQLVSASVGLAKPTDRGTYGYLSEHHAHGETDEETGEYTEDLAAQMLATTLGVEFDPNVAWKEREQVFKMGGKIVQTLNITQSAVGKKGKWTTVIALAVFIPPENVPSRPRR, from the coding sequence ATGATGGTACCTACGCATATGTTTCTCACGAGAGGGGTGGGAGTCCACAAGGAAAAGCTGGCCTCCTTCGAAGAGGCGTTGCGCAGCGCCGGTGTGGCGTACTGCAACCTGGTCAGCGTGTCCTCCATCCTTCCGCCGCACTGCAAGATCATCCCCCGGAAGCGCGGTGAGCAACTGCTGAAACCCGGTGAAATCACGTTTTGCGTCATGGCCCGCTCCGAAACCAATGAGCGGAATCAGCTCGTGTCGGCGTCCGTGGGGCTCGCCAAGCCGACCGATCGCGGAACATACGGATATCTGTCCGAGCACCATGCGCATGGCGAGACAGATGAAGAGACGGGAGAATACACCGAAGACTTGGCGGCACAGATGCTGGCCACGACGTTAGGCGTTGAGTTCGACCCCAATGTCGCCTGGAAGGAGCGGGAACAGGTATTCAAGATGGGTGGGAAGATCGTGCAGACGCTGAATATCACCCAGTCGGCTGTCGGGAAGAAGGGCAAGTGGACGACCGTCATCGCACTGGCCGTGTTTATCCCGCCGGAAAACGTGCCCTCCCGTCCTCGCCGGTAA